In the genome of Myxococcus stipitatus, one region contains:
- a CDS encoding DUF924 family protein produces the protein MESAEGVLDFWFGQPADPVRNPACIRPRAVWFERDPAFDAECQHRFLELHERAAAGELCHWRDEPRSSLALILLLDQVPRNLFRGTPRAFATDARARSAARHALARGQDLALPSVWRWFMYLPFEHSEELHDQRLSVSLFELLTMHHSGSDASLDWARRHLVVIERFGRFPHRNTALGRTSTPEEARFLQEPGSAF, from the coding sequence ATGGAGAGTGCGGAGGGAGTTCTCGACTTCTGGTTTGGTCAACCCGCGGACCCGGTCCGCAACCCCGCCTGTATCCGGCCTCGCGCCGTGTGGTTCGAGCGAGACCCGGCGTTCGATGCGGAGTGTCAGCACCGCTTCCTGGAGCTTCATGAGCGTGCGGCGGCGGGTGAGCTGTGTCACTGGCGCGATGAGCCGCGAAGCAGCCTGGCGTTGATACTTCTGTTGGACCAGGTGCCTCGCAACCTCTTCCGCGGGACCCCGCGCGCCTTCGCCACGGACGCACGCGCGCGCTCGGCGGCGCGTCACGCGCTGGCGCGGGGACAGGACCTGGCGCTGCCCTCCGTGTGGCGCTGGTTCATGTATCTCCCCTTCGAGCACAGCGAGGAGCTCCACGACCAGCGGCTGTCGGTCTCCCTCTTCGAGCTGCTGACGATGCACCACTCCGGCAGCGACGCGTCGCTCGACTGGGCGCGCAGGCACCTGGTCGTCATCGAGCGCTTCGGGCGCTTCCCGCACCGCAACACCGCGCTGGGGCGTACATCGACCCCTGAAGAAGCACGCTTCCTCCAGGAGCCGGGCTCGGCCTTCTAG
- a CDS encoding endonuclease/exonuclease/phosphatase family protein, translating into MPDPSLRIVTYNVRYFGHMLRGLASTMGPKRRVAAALAALDPLPDIVCLQEVETTSLRSTIADRPKRPGETQLMAFMGRMDETFSAQSRDMPYEAFYFRAHHYKLGDVSLYTTGLAVLVNKHTLQVDKHNVDAPQSITHHHVLRLKDRKQSRICAHMRLLRREDGRPFHVFNTHLSLPTPFSREFWSTKDKMGCGVNQLHEARKLTDFMNAHSNNEPFVVCGDFNSPPSSPVFRYLTGDARLTCAQAAVGQIDPTVSRGFPTAGFMHMRMHLDHMFSGAGVRWLDTQETHPFGDLKSRFHGLSDHTPIVARFALDAPPSAG; encoded by the coding sequence ATGCCCGACCCTTCGTTGCGAATCGTCACGTACAACGTCCGCTACTTCGGCCACATGCTCCGGGGGCTGGCCAGCACCATGGGCCCCAAACGCCGCGTGGCCGCGGCCCTGGCGGCCCTGGACCCCCTGCCGGACATCGTGTGCCTGCAGGAGGTGGAGACGACGTCGCTGCGCAGCACCATCGCCGACCGCCCCAAGCGCCCCGGCGAGACGCAGCTCATGGCCTTCATGGGCCGCATGGACGAGACGTTCTCCGCCCAGTCGCGCGACATGCCCTACGAGGCGTTCTACTTCCGCGCGCACCACTACAAGCTGGGCGACGTGTCGCTCTACACCACGGGCCTGGCGGTGCTCGTCAACAAGCACACGCTCCAGGTGGACAAGCACAACGTGGACGCGCCCCAGTCCATCACCCACCACCACGTGCTGCGGCTGAAGGACCGCAAGCAGAGCCGCATCTGCGCGCACATGCGCCTGTTGCGCCGCGAGGACGGGCGCCCCTTCCACGTCTTCAACACGCACCTGAGCCTGCCCACGCCCTTCTCCCGGGAGTTCTGGTCCACCAAGGACAAGATGGGCTGCGGCGTCAACCAACTCCACGAGGCGCGCAAGCTCACGGACTTCATGAACGCGCACTCGAACAACGAGCCCTTCGTCGTGTGCGGGGACTTCAACTCGCCGCCGTCCTCGCCCGTGTTCCGCTACCTCACGGGCGACGCGCGGCTGACGTGCGCGCAAGCCGCGGTGGGACAAATCGACCCGACCGTGTCGCGAGGCTTCCCCACCGCGGGCTTCATGCACATGCGCATGCACCTGGACCACATGTTCTCCGGCGCGGGCGTGCGCTGGCTCGACACGCAGGAGACGCATCCCTTCGGGGACCTCAAGAGCCGCTTCCACGGCCTGTCGGACCACACGCCCATCGTCGCGCGGTTCGCGCTGGACGCGCCGCCCTCGGCGGGCTGA
- a CDS encoding M1 family metallopeptidase gives MRCCHRHASEPALPQSRAFSLPGATEHYAAERPIRAEHVRIELSLDFDQGRITGVCTTRVSAVRLVSTLSFDAVDLDVSSVTVEGRPARFSNSGAHVRVELPQPLTPGTAVEVAIHYAARPRRGLYFWGPEAAYPERPRQAWTQNQDTDARCWFPCLDTPAQKATSELIATFPEGLTALSNGVLVADTVQDGRRTQHYRMEQPHSPYLITLAVGDFEELTDTVGTVPLRYLFPRGRREDALRCIRRTPEMVRVFQEATGEPFPWSGYAQVFLTEFIFGGMENTTATSLTDSVLHDARAHADYNAEPLISHELAHQWFGDLLTCRDWPHGWLNEGFATWFEVLWKERADGVDEADQHRLTDLEAYLSEVKERYARAIVSRRFHAPLDVFDRHLYEKGGLVLHELRRRLGDDLFFRGLRHYVSRHRHGSVETVDLARAFEQATGHNLDGFFDQYVFAPGHPELKVEVRYEPEEARLRLKVRQVQRTDAGTPVFRLPLDVVVHTEGHDVLHRLEVTDAEHFFHLPCPTAPTQVRVDPRRDVLGTLEVDKSVGLWMEELRSAPESRARTEAAHALGRDGGFRAVEALGVALADARLFWGTRAASAKALGRIRTPEARARLLASLRAEHPRVRRAVVAALGEFRRDAEVIALLRSLLQSGDTSYFVEAEAARSYGKLRASDALTVLETAATRASFQDVIAVGAMDGLAESQDPAAFALVEARTAYGQPPFLRRAATQAVAKLAEVAGRQREAVDLLAELLRDPMFRVQMGVFEAARTLGDRRIIGALEGTPLSDARARRAARETVRSLREGEPQARELAALREEVDALKEMTRAMRERLEVLAPPRTPEKPASGGARRAKVAGKKAPVARKKAGKPRKGRR, from the coding sequence ATGCGCTGCTGCCACCGTCACGCCTCCGAGCCCGCCCTCCCCCAGTCCCGTGCCTTCAGCCTCCCCGGCGCCACCGAGCACTACGCCGCCGAGCGGCCCATCCGCGCCGAGCACGTCCGCATCGAGCTGTCGCTCGACTTCGACCAGGGCCGCATCACCGGCGTCTGTACGACCCGCGTCTCCGCGGTCCGCCTGGTGTCCACCCTCAGCTTCGACGCGGTGGACCTGGATGTGTCGAGCGTCACCGTGGAGGGCCGCCCCGCGCGGTTCTCCAACTCGGGCGCCCACGTGCGCGTGGAGCTGCCCCAGCCGCTGACGCCCGGCACCGCCGTGGAGGTCGCCATCCACTACGCGGCCCGTCCCCGCCGGGGCCTGTACTTCTGGGGCCCCGAGGCCGCGTACCCGGAGCGCCCTCGCCAGGCGTGGACGCAGAACCAGGACACGGACGCGCGCTGCTGGTTCCCCTGCCTGGACACGCCCGCGCAGAAGGCCACGTCCGAGCTCATCGCCACCTTCCCCGAGGGGCTGACGGCGCTGTCCAACGGCGTGCTCGTGGCGGACACCGTCCAGGACGGCCGCCGCACGCAGCACTACCGGATGGAGCAGCCCCACTCGCCCTACCTCATCACGCTCGCGGTGGGTGACTTCGAGGAGCTGACGGACACGGTGGGCACCGTGCCGCTGCGCTACCTGTTCCCTCGGGGCCGCCGCGAGGACGCGCTGCGCTGCATCCGCCGCACCCCGGAGATGGTGCGCGTGTTCCAGGAGGCCACCGGAGAGCCCTTCCCGTGGAGCGGCTACGCGCAGGTGTTCCTCACCGAGTTCATCTTCGGGGGCATGGAGAACACGACGGCCACCAGCCTCACCGACTCCGTCCTCCACGACGCGCGCGCGCACGCCGACTACAACGCGGAGCCGCTCATCTCGCACGAGCTGGCGCACCAGTGGTTCGGGGACCTGCTCACCTGCCGCGACTGGCCGCACGGCTGGCTCAACGAGGGCTTCGCCACGTGGTTCGAGGTGCTCTGGAAGGAGCGCGCCGACGGCGTGGACGAGGCGGACCAGCATCGGCTCACGGACCTGGAGGCGTACCTGTCGGAGGTGAAGGAGCGCTACGCGCGCGCCATCGTCTCGCGCCGGTTCCACGCGCCGCTGGATGTCTTCGACCGGCACCTCTACGAGAAGGGCGGGCTGGTCCTCCACGAGCTGCGCCGACGGCTGGGCGATGACCTCTTCTTCCGCGGCCTGCGGCACTACGTGTCGCGCCACCGCCATGGCTCGGTGGAGACGGTGGACCTGGCGCGGGCCTTCGAGCAGGCCACGGGCCACAACCTGGATGGCTTCTTCGACCAGTACGTCTTCGCGCCGGGCCACCCCGAGCTCAAGGTGGAGGTGCGCTACGAGCCGGAGGAGGCGCGGCTGCGCCTCAAGGTGAGACAGGTGCAGCGCACGGACGCGGGCACGCCCGTGTTCCGGCTGCCGCTGGATGTCGTCGTCCACACGGAGGGGCACGACGTGCTCCACCGGCTGGAGGTGACGGACGCGGAGCACTTCTTCCACCTGCCCTGCCCCACCGCGCCCACGCAGGTGCGCGTGGACCCGAGGCGCGACGTGCTCGGCACGCTGGAGGTGGACAAGTCCGTGGGGCTCTGGATGGAGGAGCTTCGCTCCGCGCCGGAGTCGCGGGCTCGCACGGAGGCCGCGCACGCGCTGGGGCGGGATGGCGGCTTCCGCGCCGTGGAGGCGTTAGGGGTGGCGCTGGCCGACGCGCGCTTGTTCTGGGGGACGCGGGCGGCGAGCGCCAAGGCCCTGGGACGCATCCGCACGCCCGAGGCGCGCGCGCGGCTGCTCGCGTCCTTGCGGGCGGAGCACCCGAGGGTCCGCCGGGCGGTGGTGGCCGCGCTGGGGGAGTTCCGCCGCGACGCGGAGGTCATCGCGCTCCTGCGTTCGTTGTTGCAGTCGGGAGACACCAGCTACTTCGTTGAAGCGGAGGCCGCGCGGAGCTACGGCAAGCTGCGGGCGTCGGATGCGCTGACGGTGCTGGAGACCGCCGCCACGCGGGCGTCGTTCCAGGATGTCATCGCGGTGGGGGCGATGGACGGGCTCGCCGAGTCGCAGGACCCCGCGGCCTTCGCGCTGGTGGAGGCGCGCACGGCCTATGGGCAGCCGCCCTTCCTGCGCCGCGCGGCGACGCAGGCGGTGGCGAAGCTGGCGGAGGTGGCGGGCCGGCAGCGCGAGGCGGTGGACCTGCTGGCGGAGCTGCTCCGAGACCCGATGTTCCGGGTGCAGATGGGCGTGTTCGAGGCGGCGCGGACGCTCGGGGACCGGCGCATCATCGGTGCGCTGGAGGGCACACCGCTGAGCGACGCGCGGGCCCGACGGGCCGCCAGGGAGACGGTGCGCTCGCTGCGCGAGGGAGAGCCACAGGCGCGCGAGCTGGCCGCGTTACGGGAGGAAGTGGACGCGCTGAAGGAGATGACGCGCGCCATGCGAGAGCGCCTCGAGGTGCTCGCGCCGCCGCGTACGCCCGAGAAGCCCGCGAGCGGTGGAGCCCGGCGCGCGAAGGTTGCTGGCAAGAAGGCGCCCGTGGCCCGCAAGAAGGCGGGCAAGCCGCGCAAGGGGCGTCGGTAG
- a CDS encoding adenylate/guanylate cyclase domain-containing protein has product MAGDTWKIIRLRWREHGLLMLGVAVLSTALATLAWWGGWLHDLERGAYDQALNRFTDGRGLSPNVSVVVIDQSSLDGIRANERYTLNFGSWPYSRNLWARVVEQLEAEGARAVVFDAVMDERSSDESTDLALAEVLRDTRVPFFLGVSTNANAHALPRVDFAAHPASALAPPPTRPAAPVASAQDALPQEALPSSANEETFPTDERGEFAEAPEDKAVASVTPEQLAHALAFPIQTRGVTPPLLEGPDFEGESSTPTAEDPAHVRRRPVPPIPVLVGAVDGFGLVDTETDPDGFMRRTRFAYTDGVNTYPTLPLRVLAGLYGANEVTLSSGKLRVGTRTYAVDADGGAAIDYGGGELHERFHTLPLLEVLDGWVRRENGQPSGLPAEALRGKVVVIGGTALGLGDIKATSFRAEVPGVMKQAAVLDTLLGSGRFITRTPLVVDVSLTLVVALISVVLLMTTRWLPLEIAWPVALLLGMYLVTGRFLSSGTHVLTALPAMAGLVASVTAVAFNHLVANRETEFVRTAFSRFMEPKLVEQMISERKLPRLDGENVEISAFFSDIRGFSTFSERFKEDPRSLVRILNTYLTRVSGALLKEGGCLDKYIGDAVVCLFGAPMRQDDHAVRACRGALAAKAEVDKLREEFRAKGLPDVYTRIGVNSAVNFVGNFGSEQLFSYTAIGDGMNLAARLEGANKAYGSVIMIGPRTYELAREHIEVRELDRVRVAGKTEAVTVYELLALKGGLDAGKRATVERYHAALALYREARFDEAASRLEALKADAPDDGPTQALLERCHKYAKAPPPDFDGVASLDK; this is encoded by the coding sequence GTGGCAGGGGACACCTGGAAAATCATCCGGCTGCGCTGGCGTGAACACGGGCTGCTGATGCTGGGCGTGGCGGTGCTGTCCACCGCGCTGGCGACGCTGGCCTGGTGGGGCGGGTGGCTCCATGACCTGGAGCGTGGTGCCTATGACCAGGCCCTCAACCGCTTCACCGATGGACGCGGGCTGTCGCCGAACGTGTCGGTGGTCGTCATCGACCAGTCGAGCCTGGACGGCATCCGCGCCAATGAGCGCTACACGCTCAACTTCGGCAGCTGGCCCTACAGCCGCAACCTGTGGGCCCGCGTCGTGGAGCAGCTGGAAGCGGAGGGTGCGCGCGCCGTCGTCTTCGACGCGGTGATGGACGAGCGCTCCTCCGACGAGTCCACCGACCTGGCCCTGGCCGAGGTGCTGCGCGACACGCGTGTCCCCTTCTTCCTGGGCGTCTCCACCAACGCCAACGCGCACGCCCTGCCGCGCGTGGACTTCGCCGCCCATCCCGCCTCCGCGCTCGCGCCGCCTCCTACGCGCCCCGCGGCGCCCGTGGCCTCCGCGCAGGACGCACTGCCCCAGGAGGCGCTGCCCTCCAGCGCGAATGAGGAGACCTTTCCCACGGACGAGCGCGGCGAGTTCGCCGAGGCTCCCGAGGACAAGGCCGTCGCCTCCGTCACCCCCGAGCAGCTCGCGCATGCGCTCGCCTTCCCCATCCAGACGCGAGGCGTGACGCCACCCCTGCTGGAGGGCCCGGACTTCGAGGGAGAGTCCTCCACGCCCACCGCCGAGGACCCCGCCCACGTGCGACGCCGCCCCGTCCCGCCCATCCCCGTGTTGGTGGGCGCGGTGGACGGCTTCGGGTTGGTGGACACGGAGACGGACCCCGACGGCTTCATGCGGCGCACGCGCTTCGCGTACACGGATGGCGTCAACACGTACCCGACGCTGCCGCTGCGGGTGCTCGCGGGCCTGTATGGCGCGAACGAGGTGACGCTCTCCAGCGGGAAGCTGCGCGTGGGGACACGCACGTACGCGGTGGACGCGGACGGTGGCGCGGCCATCGACTACGGTGGGGGCGAGCTGCACGAGCGCTTCCACACGCTGCCGCTCCTGGAGGTGCTCGACGGGTGGGTGAGGCGGGAGAACGGGCAGCCCTCGGGGCTCCCCGCCGAGGCCCTGCGAGGCAAGGTGGTGGTCATCGGCGGCACCGCGCTGGGACTGGGCGACATCAAGGCCACGTCCTTCCGCGCGGAGGTCCCTGGCGTCATGAAGCAGGCGGCGGTGCTGGACACGCTCCTGGGCTCGGGGCGCTTCATCACCCGGACGCCGCTGGTGGTGGATGTGTCGCTCACGCTGGTGGTGGCGCTCATCTCCGTGGTGCTCTTGATGACGACGCGCTGGCTGCCGCTGGAGATTGCGTGGCCCGTGGCCCTGCTCCTGGGCATGTACCTGGTGACGGGGCGCTTCCTCTCCTCGGGGACCCACGTGCTGACGGCGCTGCCCGCCATGGCGGGCCTGGTGGCCAGCGTCACGGCGGTGGCCTTCAACCACCTGGTGGCCAACCGCGAGACGGAGTTCGTCCGCACCGCGTTCAGCCGCTTCATGGAGCCCAAGCTCGTGGAGCAGATGATTTCCGAGCGGAAGCTGCCCCGGCTCGATGGAGAGAACGTCGAAATCAGCGCCTTCTTCAGCGACATCCGAGGCTTCTCCACCTTCAGCGAGCGCTTCAAGGAGGACCCGCGCAGCCTGGTGCGCATCCTCAATACGTATCTGACGCGGGTGAGCGGCGCGCTGCTGAAGGAAGGCGGATGCCTGGACAAGTACATCGGCGACGCCGTGGTGTGCCTGTTCGGCGCGCCCATGCGCCAGGACGACCACGCGGTGCGCGCGTGCCGAGGCGCGCTGGCGGCCAAGGCGGAGGTCGACAAGCTGCGCGAGGAGTTCCGCGCCAAGGGCCTGCCGGATGTGTACACGCGCATCGGCGTGAACTCCGCGGTGAACTTCGTGGGCAACTTCGGCAGCGAGCAGCTCTTCAGCTACACGGCCATCGGCGACGGGATGAACCTGGCCGCGCGGCTGGAGGGCGCGAACAAGGCATATGGCTCCGTCATCATGATTGGCCCGCGCACGTACGAGCTGGCGCGCGAGCACATCGAGGTGCGAGAGCTGGACCGCGTGCGGGTGGCCGGGAAGACGGAGGCCGTCACCGTGTACGAGCTGCTGGCGCTCAAGGGGGGATTGGATGCGGGGAAGCGGGCGACGGTGGAGCGATATCACGCGGCGCTGGCGCTCTATCGCGAGGCGCGGTTCGACGAGGCCGCGTCGAGGTTGGAAGCACTCAAGGCGGACGCTCCGGATGACGGGCCCACGCAGGCCTTGCTGGAGCGTTGCCACAAGTACGCCAAGGCGCCACCGCCGGACTTCGACGGTGTGGCGAGCCTGGACAAGTGA
- a CDS encoding PAS domain-containing sensor histidine kinase, with product MAGANEEVSAWLDAAVDPLVACDGDERISFLNRSAERLLDWKREDLQGQPVSRLFPQRLHQHGDQSLVRYLLSRRDALGGRPTRVLAHRRDGVEILVELTVGASGEGDQERIILSLRRLHEVIDTLREPLEQSNPQDTARLVETHSSGDDLYRLVVANAPLGIFHYDTTPVITACNELFVNLIGAPKRVLVGLNLLSLRDERMMRCVRETLAGRSAHFEGDYSSVTGHKLTPVHVRFAPCYNDAGEVEGGVGIVEDVSERRHAERQRDESLALLRILFDSAPVGLGFLDTNLRYVRVNERLARINGLPAEAHVGKRPLEVLGRGGPATEAMLQEALDSGAPVVEREVDTEAVGFPGPRRLITGSCYPVRTPDGHLLGVGALVEDVTQRKLAEEERERLYREAQEAIRVRDDFLSIASHELKTPLTPLSLRLATLERKLERGEHVDPTTLRHARQHLLRMTGLINDLLDASRIEAGRLMLHPQPTRMDHLVEHVLQAMEAQRGIHELRFEHPEQAVQVFADPYRLEQVISNLVENALKYSPDGGLIRVTLQIRGELALLSVSDSGIGIPEDQQKLLFERYFRARNVSSRSYGGLGLGLYISRDIVEHHGGRIWVESQVGQGSTFHVALPLLGTSAAHPPAGPSERRLH from the coding sequence ATGGCCGGAGCCAACGAGGAGGTCAGTGCCTGGCTGGACGCAGCCGTCGACCCCTTGGTCGCCTGCGACGGCGACGAGCGCATCTCCTTCCTCAACCGCTCCGCCGAGCGCCTGCTCGACTGGAAGCGCGAGGACCTCCAGGGCCAGCCCGTCTCCCGACTCTTCCCTCAACGCCTGCACCAGCACGGAGACCAGAGCCTCGTGCGCTACCTGCTCTCGCGCAGAGACGCGCTCGGAGGTCGCCCCACGCGCGTGCTCGCCCACCGCCGCGACGGCGTGGAGATTCTCGTGGAGCTCACCGTGGGCGCCTCCGGCGAGGGCGACCAGGAGCGCATCATCCTCAGCCTCCGTCGCCTGCACGAGGTCATCGACACCCTGCGAGAGCCGCTCGAACAGTCGAACCCCCAGGACACCGCCCGGCTCGTCGAGACCCACAGCAGCGGAGACGACCTCTACCGGCTGGTCGTCGCCAACGCCCCGCTGGGCATCTTCCACTACGACACCACCCCGGTCATCACCGCGTGCAACGAGCTCTTCGTCAATCTCATCGGCGCCCCCAAGCGGGTGCTGGTGGGACTGAACCTCCTGTCCCTGCGCGACGAGCGGATGATGCGCTGCGTGCGCGAGACACTCGCCGGACGCAGCGCCCACTTCGAGGGGGACTACAGCTCCGTCACCGGCCACAAGCTGACCCCCGTCCACGTACGCTTCGCGCCTTGCTACAACGACGCGGGCGAAGTCGAGGGCGGCGTGGGCATCGTCGAGGACGTCTCCGAGCGCCGCCACGCCGAGCGCCAACGCGACGAGAGCCTGGCCCTGCTGCGAATCCTCTTCGACAGCGCCCCCGTGGGCCTGGGCTTCCTCGACACGAACCTGCGCTACGTGCGCGTCAACGAGCGCCTGGCTCGCATCAACGGACTGCCCGCCGAGGCCCACGTGGGAAAGCGTCCCCTCGAGGTGCTCGGCCGAGGAGGCCCGGCCACGGAGGCCATGCTGCAGGAGGCCCTGGACTCCGGCGCCCCCGTCGTGGAGCGGGAGGTGGACACCGAGGCGGTGGGCTTTCCCGGCCCTCGCCGGCTGATCACGGGCAGCTGCTACCCCGTGCGCACGCCCGACGGGCACCTGCTCGGCGTCGGCGCGCTGGTGGAGGACGTCACCCAGCGCAAGCTCGCCGAGGAGGAGCGTGAGCGGCTGTATCGCGAGGCCCAGGAAGCCATCCGCGTGCGCGACGACTTCCTGTCCATCGCCTCCCATGAGCTGAAGACCCCGCTGACGCCGCTGAGCCTCCGGCTGGCGACACTCGAGCGCAAGCTGGAGCGCGGCGAGCACGTGGACCCCACCACCCTGCGCCACGCGCGCCAGCACCTGCTGCGCATGACGGGGCTCATCAACGACCTGCTGGACGCCTCCCGCATCGAGGCCGGCCGCCTCATGCTGCACCCGCAGCCCACGCGGATGGACCACCTGGTGGAGCACGTCCTCCAGGCCATGGAGGCCCAGCGCGGCATCCACGAGCTGCGCTTCGAGCACCCCGAGCAGGCCGTGCAGGTTTTCGCCGACCCGTACCGGCTGGAGCAGGTCATCTCCAATCTCGTGGAGAACGCGCTCAAATACAGCCCCGATGGCGGCCTCATCCGCGTGACACTCCAGATACGCGGAGAGCTGGCGTTGTTATCCGTCTCCGACTCGGGCATCGGCATTCCCGAGGACCAGCAGAAGCTGTTGTTCGAGCGATACTTCCGAGCCCGCAATGTCTCCTCGCGCTCGTACGGCGGCCTGGGCCTGGGGCTGTACATCAGCCGGGACATCGTCGAGCACCACGGCGGCAGAATCTGGGTGGAGAGCCAGGTGGGTCAAGGGTCCACCTTCCACGTGGCGCTCCCCCTGCTCGGCACCTCGGCGGCGCACCCGCCCGCAGGGCCGTCCGAGCGTCGCCTCCACTGA
- a CDS encoding SH3 domain-containing protein, giving the protein MRTRTRAAWAAVMLALGVPGVASAVAVGGSLYVKAKNTRVMESPSPTANAVVILQPGEQVKWEGADTKNKQWHKVKTAAGKRGFVFQSNLSTTAPNMELVVEDKGKRKVNPAGFVASGAAVKALSPGAIDYGNKKGGSHKQAVAQLQQLEKTAKDVSTADIARHVTEAGLFPVVGESATAKSSGSKGKSKGGS; this is encoded by the coding sequence ATGAGGACGAGAACGAGGGCGGCCTGGGCCGCGGTGATGCTGGCGCTGGGGGTGCCCGGCGTGGCCTCGGCGGTGGCGGTGGGGGGCTCGCTGTATGTGAAGGCCAAGAACACGCGAGTGATGGAGAGCCCGTCTCCCACGGCCAACGCGGTGGTCATCCTCCAGCCGGGTGAGCAGGTGAAGTGGGAGGGCGCGGACACCAAGAACAAGCAGTGGCACAAGGTGAAGACGGCCGCGGGCAAGCGCGGCTTCGTGTTCCAGTCGAACCTGTCCACCACGGCGCCCAACATGGAGCTCGTCGTCGAGGACAAGGGCAAGCGCAAGGTGAACCCCGCGGGCTTCGTCGCCAGCGGCGCGGCGGTGAAGGCGCTCAGCCCCGGCGCCATCGACTACGGCAACAAGAAGGGCGGCAGCCACAAGCAGGCCGTGGCGCAGCTCCAGCAGCTCGAGAAGACGGCGAAGGATGTCTCGACGGCGGACATCGCGCGGCACGTGACGGAGGCCGGGCTGTTCCCCGTGGTGGGTGAGTCCGCCACGGCGAAGTCGAGCGGCTCGAAGGGCAAGTCGAAGGGAGGCTCGTGA
- a CDS encoding TspO/MBR family protein: MKRTALNPTLRTEAVVALGAFSALTAGTAWLGARQSHADTRWYRRLRKPPFQPPPRLFAPVWTALYVLMAVSGWRVWTAPAGAARSRALGWWGVQLGLNAAWSWLFFGRQRPREALVDNVALLGSIGAYVAATREVDRPAAWLVAPYLAWVGFANVLNGEVVRRNPRAAH, encoded by the coding sequence GTGAAACGGACGGCTCTCAATCCCACGCTGCGCACCGAGGCCGTGGTCGCACTGGGCGCCTTCAGCGCGCTCACCGCGGGCACGGCGTGGCTCGGCGCCCGTCAGAGCCACGCAGACACCCGCTGGTATCGGCGGCTGCGCAAGCCACCCTTCCAGCCGCCGCCCCGTCTCTTCGCTCCCGTCTGGACGGCGCTGTACGTGCTCATGGCCGTCTCCGGCTGGCGAGTCTGGACGGCGCCCGCGGGAGCCGCGCGCTCGCGAGCGCTGGGCTGGTGGGGCGTGCAGCTGGGGTTGAACGCCGCCTGGTCCTGGCTGTTCTTCGGCAGGCAGCGGCCGCGCGAGGCCCTGGTGGACAACGTGGCCCTGCTGGGCAGCATCGGCGCCTATGTCGCCGCGACGCGCGAGGTGGACCGGCCCGCGGCGTGGCTGGTGGCGCCGTACCTGGCCTGGGTGGGCTTCGCCAACGTCCTGAATGGCGAAGTCGTTCGTCGCAACCCTCGCGCGGCGCACTGA
- a CDS encoding J domain-containing protein has protein sequence MQFVLYFSDRQVREQLFAHVDGTRGLLLVTGVRHGPTMRSPEAREPFATLEFLHGRVLTQVLVADEGTPDGMWRDPLGDLADRLYPDSRDDAYAVTNGYLLLEDGHPRAVVRKHGLPADDLWFLEDALSQCSPRIPAPDPARRPGKKRPEPAPRAPRRPASSRARVEQEPRGRDNPDPETTPPRGSRPHVPERKDAWALLGLERDMTLDEARKVFRTLIAGYHPDKVAHLAPEFRELAERRTREILEAWEEVEGQLKPRA, from the coding sequence GTGCAGTTCGTCCTCTACTTTTCAGACAGGCAGGTGCGCGAGCAGCTCTTCGCCCATGTGGACGGGACGCGAGGGTTGTTGCTGGTGACCGGGGTGCGTCATGGCCCGACCATGCGCTCCCCGGAGGCGCGCGAGCCCTTCGCCACGCTGGAGTTCCTCCACGGCCGCGTGTTGACGCAGGTGCTCGTGGCCGACGAGGGCACCCCGGACGGCATGTGGCGGGACCCGCTGGGTGACCTGGCCGACCGGCTCTACCCCGACAGCCGGGATGACGCCTACGCCGTCACGAATGGCTACCTGCTGTTGGAGGACGGCCACCCGCGTGCCGTGGTGCGCAAGCACGGCCTGCCCGCCGACGACCTGTGGTTCCTGGAGGACGCGCTCAGCCAGTGCTCTCCACGCATCCCCGCGCCGGACCCCGCGAGGCGGCCCGGCAAGAAGCGCCCGGAGCCCGCGCCCCGAGCCCCCCGCCGCCCCGCGAGCAGCCGCGCCCGGGTCGAGCAGGAGCCGCGCGGGCGGGACAACCCGGACCCGGAGACCACGCCGCCCCGAGGCAGCCGTCCGCACGTGCCCGAGCGCAAGGACGCGTGGGCGCTCCTGGGGCTGGAGCGGGACATGACGCTGGACGAGGCGCGCAAGGTGTTCCGCACCCTCATCGCCGGCTATCACCCGGACAAGGTGGCGCACCTGGCGCCGGAGTTCCGCGAGCTGGCCGAGCGCCGCACGCGCGAAATCCTGGAGGCGTGGGAAGAGGTGGAGGGCCAGCTCAAGCCCCGCGCTTGA